CAGTAGGTAAGTCACTTGCCCCTTCAGTgcctgtttccttatctggaaaGTAGGGAGGATAAGAATAGCACCTACATCATAGGACTGACATGGAACTGTGTGCATTAACAAACGTGTGTGCGGAAcggtgcctggcatacagtaggtgcttcCCACCCTCACTCCATGCTTCTGGCTGGAATGTCTTTCCTGGCCACAGTCCTGGTCATTTTTCAGACTCTATCTGGCAGCGCCCCACCATGAGGCCTTCCCTAATCAGCCCAGATACCAGTGGTTCTTGGACATCCAGAATCACGTGGGGAACTTGGTGAAGTGCAGATTCTTCTACCTAACTTCTCAGGATCCCACTGGAGTCTGTGACACGGCCCAGGAAGCTGCCCCCAGGTGACACCCATATGTGTAGTGCAGGGTCACACTTGGAATAGCTCAGTACTTGGAAGGCCACCTTCTGCTGCCTCTCCTAGGGAACAGGCTTGGTCCTATTCATTTTCCCATCTTCCACAATGTCTCATGCACGTTAGGCTCCTGACAAATGCTTGTGGACTATTCATGACCTGCTTGGGAAAAGGGCTCACCATCTTATGCCTTCCCACCCTCTCTCTGAGGCTTACGGCACTAGCGTGAATGTGGGTGCCCTCATGAGAAGCTTGTGGTGTAGCTGATGCCACTTAGACCACAGATTCCAAGCAGGCTCACTGGCTTTTCCCAGGTCTATCTATCTTCCAATAGATCTGTAGGGAAAGTAGTCCACTTGGGTTTTCTTTAACTTTCCAttaagaaagaaagtgagaaggCTTCCTCAGCTAGGGGTACCATCAGTCACTTGGGGGAAATCTTTAAAAATCGAGCCTAGCCTGACCACTCCAGACTGGATTCTGAGCACCATGTAGGTTCAAGGCGGGGTCAGGGCAATGGACCAGGTTGTCTGGGTGATTCGGATGACACCCTTGATGATGAACCAGAGCTCCACCCCCAGGTTCTCAATGGGGGCTGTGCTTCAGCCAGGCATGCAGAGGGGCTAGAGCTTTTGAGGACATAAGGCCCTTCCCCAACATAACCAGCCTCTTGGCCTAGGGGCCAACTCTATTCATTTCACCCTTGTTATTTTGCAAAGCAAGTGAGCAGTTGCTGGGGAAAGTCAAGCATCCTTGGGAAAGAGACTCTGGGGAAAGAGGGCAGGGTTGTCCTTAGTGGAAAGGCCAAAGTGCCCTAGAGGACTCAAAATcgtctatttaaaatacaatctCTTTCTTTAAAACCCAAAAGCTTCCTGTTAGTTCCAGCTCCTATATTTCTCGCTCACATTAGCTCTGTGAAATAAGGTCTTAGGCTGGAATCCACCCTACAGCCAGCTTTCAAAGGCCCTTTCTGGAGCTCTGCGGGCAGCACACAAGTTGCCTCAAAGACAGGGTAGAAATgttctgttttgttattttttaaagtctcctGAAAGTGTAAGAATAAAAAGGGAGTGAAAGCTTCTGCTTTGTCAATAGGAAATCCACCCCCCTGTCCCCAACTCTGCCCTGGGAGCCTCACAGATTTCctgaagttaaaaacaaacagtGACCATTTCTACTCCTTGCAAGATTTAATTCTTCCTTTAATATAAATAAGGCAGCATGAAACACCAAGAGCCCCACTGCTTTCTGCTTTAGAAGCAGCTTTGGTGCAGAAAAGATTCCTGTTTCCCCACCGAGTTCTGTTGTCTCTGTATACACAAGAAGCcagaagatatttttttttttcagtgaacttTCTCCTGGAAGCAAAGGAGAAGCTATGGGAGATCCAGGCATGGTTTTGGCTTCTGGAGGCTGTTTTTTGGTTACTGGGGTCTCTTCAAAGCAAAACGGGATCAGGATGAAGAGGGGGAAAGGCATGGgccataaataaataaggaaatttgCCGCGATTCTACAAATGCATCTGATGGAATGAGGAGGGTCAGGCTGTGAGGGATTGGGGTAGCTCCAGGCTGCTGTTAAGAGACACACTTGAGCTGGTTCATTCCCTGGAGTGCCCCGCAGCTGGGTCTAGGGAGAGGCAGGCCCAAGCACATGTTCAGTCTAATTCCAGCTCACACTGGAAGGCTTCCTATAGGTTTGGGTGCCCTGATCACAGCCGAGCTGCCCCACCAGGAATTAACCCTGGTGGGCAAAGGGTCCATCTTCTCAAGCTTTCTGAGGCTGGTTGAGAGCACTCCTGGGGACGGGGGCAGGATCTCCTTCCTTCAGTTTGTGGGGTAACTGGGCACCCCTGTCGAGTTGGTTATGCTCTCTGGAAGGCATGGCCGGCTTAGATCCTGGAGGGAGAACACAGGTATATTCTTGACTCCCTGGCCCCCTGCAAGGGTAACTGAAGTAATGGTGAGATAGGAAATCTCAAAGGGCCAGTGAAGCCACAGGTGGAAAAGAGGCTTCCTGATCCCCCTGAACCAGACCTGGAGACAGAGCCCAACTCCAACCACAGAGCTTCTGCCAGGCTCTTTGGGTCTGGGTCATCTGTGTGGTCAGCAGTGCCCACACAGAAGGGATGGGTTCTGTGCAGTGAGGGAGCCCCGCTGGAGTGAGGAACTAGGGGCTCAGAGCCTGCAGACTGGAGCTAGGTTTCCATAGTTCTTGCTTCCATGCACACCCTGCCCTAGGACTGGGACCCTGAGGACAACCTGGGGCTATGACATCCTTGGCCCCTGATCTCTGCAACTTTCTCTGAATTGGGCCAGACTGCAAGCCAGACCCCACCACCCCGGGTAGCATTTTTGAGCACCTCATCGAAGGAGTCTACCGTCTTACAGCAGAGACTTCGCTGCAGGACGCAGGGCCAGAAGAGGTTGAGAGGCTTGGCTCTGCGCACAGCCTCTGGGAGTGCCGTGGCCTCGGGCGCCTTGCGGTTGCCAATGAAGaagtgatagtttcttttccagCTGTCCTTTGCCACAGTCACCCCGTGTGTCTCTTTCTCCAGGTCAGCTTCCACCTTTAGCATCTGTCCTCCCCCTACCACAATGATAGTCAGAAAGACCAGCTTTGGAGAGAATAAAGAGAGGTGGAGGGCTGCTGAGCTGGCACCCAGTGTGGCAAATACCCACCACGCTCGGGACCCAGTACGTTGGGGAAAGGACAGCAGAAGGGGGTGCACCTGAGTGAGAAGTGTAGGGTGCAGCTGAGTGAGAAGTGTAGCTGAAAAAGTGGCTAAGTATGTTTCTCTATGCCACCAAGTACCCATTTCCGTGTGAGAGACGTTAGTCACTCGGGCCTCGAATTTATACAAGGTCTTTTCTCCAAATAGTATAAAAAAGTGGCAGCCATGGTGGGACCACTATTGTGCAGGATGTGGATCAAAGGTGGACATTCCCACATCTGTCCCTGTTAGTGCTTTGGCTGCAGATGGTCAGGCCAGAAGCTCCTGGGAATAGGGGTGCTGGGTCTTCACACGGTTCCCTGTCAGCATTCTTGTAGATCCTCTGCTCATATTCAAGTACAGACTCGATCTGGGATTCAAAAAGAATTACACCCAATCCAACATTTGCATTGTCTCTAACTCAGGGTCCACAGCGTGTTCTGCCACCATCTTGGCCATTCATGGTGATCCAGAAGTAAACTGCAAGGGATCAGTCCCTAAACCCAAATAACAGCTTTACCAGCAGATCCCAATGGTATGAAGCAAACCAGCCTCCCGTTGAAATTCTGTTTCCTCTGCACTGTAGGGCTTGGCTTCCTGGCAGGCTGAGCACGGCTCCCACGAAAGCCCGCCTTGTCCCCAGAACAGGGCTGGCAGATGCCACCAGGGGTGTGAACGTGAGGGATGCCCTCATCTTAGCTCGAGGATCCCACATTCTCTACAAGACGTCAGCTTTTTGGGGTAGGCTGGTCTGAGGGGACATGTAGGGAATACTCGCTAATGAGCGCTGGGGCATTCTTGAGCATCTCATAGAAGGAGTCCAGTGTCTTACGGTAAAGGCTTCGCTGCAGGACGAAGGGCCGGAAGAGGTTGAGGGGCTCGGCCCTGAGCACGGCCTCAGGGAGTCCCATGGCCTCAGGCACCTTGCGGTTGCCGATGAAGAAGTGGTTGAGCTTCTTCTGGAGCAAGCTCTTCTCCAGGAAGCACAGCAACTCATGCAGACGAGCGTCCAGCTGCCCCGCCTTCCAGTCGGCGGCCTGCCGGAGGAGTAGGAGGTGCAGTAGGGCCGTCTTCAGGTGGTAGCTGCTGAGCCCGCTGGGGCCGGTCAGGCGGCTCTGCTTGGAGAGCAGGAAGGATGCTATTTGCAGGCAGCTGAGGTGGCAGGCGCCCTCGGGCAGTGCCTTTAGTGTCGTCCTGAGGAAGTGTCGCTCGTAGACAGCAAAGGACAGGAGCCAGTCTGTGCTGGAGGCTGGGGTGCCCTCAGAGGGCTCCCTGGGAAGGTGGGAGACAAAGTACAGGTCCGAGTCATCACACTGGATCACAGGAATCAGGTTGAAGGGCATGAACTTCCCTGAACGGAACTTGATCTTCAGGGACCCCGGGCTGTCCAGCTGGCCAAAGGCCAGGTCGAACTCGTACTTGTGGGCGATGCCCTTCCAGGCTCTGGTGAGGGCCGTCTGGAACCACTTCATGACCTGCATCGTGTCCAGGTACAGGGAATCTGTGGCACACAGCAGGTTCTCCATGTCGCCGCAGGGAGGCGCCATGCTGTTCCTGCCGTGCAGGAGACACAGCATGTCTTCCCCGAGCTTGGTCTTGCCGCAGATGCAGCTCAGTGTGTCCCCATCGGCGCGGACCACCTTGATCTGGCCGTAGCCCTGGCGATCCAGGGGCACTGAGCGGCCGGAGCACCAGAGTTCTGGGTGGAAGCGGTAGGGCTCGGGGGGTGTGAAGGGCACGAAAAGGTGGCACAGCAGTGGCCTGTCCACCTGCCAGTTCTCGTACATGCTGTCCACGCCAATGAAGTCCTCCACCTCCATGTCGGTGTCCCGGTTGCAGAGGCTCCTCAGGGCTTCCAGCAAGTCATCCACGAAGCCTTCCAGGAACTCCCGGGTACGGGCTGCATCGGCCGTGGCCCCCCGGATACAGCGCTCATAAAAGTGGCCAAGCGTGGCCTTGTTGGGCAGGGTGAGGCCCTGCAAGGGGGCGCCCCCCAGCCCAGGCAGCTCATCCTCCTCGCCGCCCAGGCACTCAGGTGAGGGCCCCTCCTGGTGGTCCTGCCGCCACACCTCGATCATCAGGAAGAGGATCATGCAGAGGGTGCTCCAGAGGTCCCAGGCCACGCGTGTCTCGTTCTGCTGCCTGCCCTCCTCCGCCACCTGCTCCAGTGCCTCCTTTTCGGCCGCCAGCCgagccacctcctcctccaggcgCAACTGCTCCAGCTGCAGCTTCTCCTGGTGCGCCTGCATCTTGCGGATGATCTCCTCCTCATTCTCGGGGACCGTGGCGTTCTCCCGTGGGAACAGCAGCGGGTGGTTGATGATGGCCGTCACCACCACCAGACACACGCGGAAGAGCCCCATGGCCATGGTTGGAGCTTTCCTGGGAACAGAGAGACAGATGGTCACACCAAGCTTCCCTCAATGCCACTTCGTCCCTGGGCCCCGCACCAACCTCAGCCCCTCAGGGCTGGTTAAGGTCTTAGTTCTCCCACCCAACCCATCGAGAGCTCCCTGCGGCTGCCTCAGGAGCTTCAGTCTAGCCATGGAAGAGCCCCAAAGGCCTACCCTGGGGTGGACATCTGTTTTTGTCCTACCCAGACATTCCTGGATGGCAGCAGCACCCCACTGTCTCTAACCCTTTTCTCCTACCAGTCCTTATGGCCAGGGCGAGGATATACCCACCTCCAAGCTCCTGGGGTGGGCTCAAAACCCAGGCCCAAGACAATCAGACATTCTGCCGCCCAGCTACAGCTAGAGCGATTGGTTCTGCGATGAGCATTTGATTCAGTTCGGGCCAATGAGAGACAGATGTAGGCTGTGTTGGGCCCAATGGGAAGAAAGACTCATCCTGTTGCTAGTTTGGTTGCTAGGTTGCTGAGGGAACAGGATTATACCTGCAGTGGGCTCTCGGGAAGAGAGCCCGCCTGAGAAAGACACCAACATAGAGGAAAGCAGAACGCCCCCTCCCTACACTCAGCTCTGCTTGAAGGCATTGCTGTCTGAGCTCTTTAGTCACACAAGTCAATAAAGAAACCCTTTTTAAGTCAGTTTGAGTGGCCTTTCCACCACTTGAAATCAAAATAGTCCTGAATAACATATCCCCTTCTCTCCCAAGTGAATGTCATCTTCCTGCAATACAGTGAAGCCTAGTGGTTAAGGGAGAAAGGGCTAGGTTCCAAACCAGCACTGTCAACTGaaaagctgtgtgaccctgggcatgtTAACACACCTCTCTGAGCCCTGGTTTCCTTACTGCACAAGGGGAAAGCAATAGTATCTCACAGGGTCATGGTATTGAGAGACGCAATGATCCCTGCAAACTGCATGGCCCAGTGACCAGTGCACAGCACATATTCACTGAACAATAACTGTTTCGGAAGTAGATTTGAGCCCTTATCCTCCTCTTCTGTAAACGTCTCCTGACCTGGAAGACCTTACCCCAAATTCAGACACACTCTCCTGGCTTTTGTCTTTCCCCGGGACAATCTTGATGATGACCAGAGAGCAAAGAATCACTAATTTCTTCTCACCAGGCATGTGAACTTTAAATCTAACTTCTTAATTGTGAAAGGAGGCACTCTGTTCCCCTAGGATAAGTGGATTTTTAAGCCTCAAGTGACTTTTGGAGAAAGGCTAATCCCTACAATCTTTGCAATTCGAAGTATGATTCACAGACCAGCAGCTGCAGTAtctcctgggagcttgttagaaatgcagaatctcggCCCCACCcacacctactgaatcagaatccacATTTTAATACCATCCATATAAAAATCTGAGAGGCACTGTCTTACACTGCAAGACTTAGTTacaccctctcctctcctcagcaGGAATCCTGGGACTTAACAATCTGCTATTTCCACACTTGAACTACCCCTCTCCTTGCTTGGGACCTCGATGAAGGAAGCAAATGGCCAAATGCAAATCAGTTGAGGTCCTGAGATTGTTAAGAGCACAGGGCTCCTCCTACCACCCCCTAGTGCACACTAACACTGGCTGATAGGAGCTACTGTGCCAACCTGAGCCCCATTCCCTTTGGCTTGAGCCCGACCTGGAATTTGCACAATGAAATTCTTGTCCTAATGGTGCCAAGGAACAGGGATTTGTCCCCAGGTAAAGATACCCCTGCAGGTTGTCCCTGGCAAGTGGCAGGATGGAGATGGACTGAGTTGGCTGCTGGTCACGCCTAGACAAACTTGCTGCTCAGATGTGACTCAGACAGTTCCACCCCATACACAGCTGGACAGGTCTGCAGGAACCAAAAGGGTTGGGGAGTGGAGAAGGTCCGTCCTCCACCCTGAAGATTCTCAGTGTGGGCCTCAGAGGTGAGCGCTGAAGCGCTTACAGGTTTCCACTGGAGGAGGAAAGCGGGGACAGGATGAAGTGGAAGAAGTCACACTGCAAGGTGGGTGGGGTAAGGAAAAAGTGCAGGGGGCAGCGAGCCAGCTTTCCTTCCCCAAGCCAAGGAGCAGCTTGCTGGATAATGGCAGAAACAGGTCAGCCTGGTTTCTACATTAGAGAAACATCAACGGAAAGTTTTGCCAGGGAGGGTCCAAGGCATAACTAACTGCGAGGCTGGGTGATTAACATGGGTGAGAAAGTTAACATAAAGGTGGAGAGTACTCATAGCAGAATATCAGGCAGCAGCCAGTTAGGAGATAATTTGGGGGGGTTTTAGGGTCCTTCAAGGTGCCTGGATCACAGGCAGCCACCTTTGGACACAGTGGGCCTTGACCAGTCACAGTAATAGCCAGGACAACCACCTACCCAGGTTCCTTGTCAACTCAGTGCAGGATGCCACGAACAGGGGAGTGGGGCCATGGCCAAGCCCTATGGCTGGGAACCCTCCCTGTGTCTACGCCACACTTCATGGTGCTACTTGCTACATCCTCATTCCTGCCAGAGGAGGAGGAGCTGTAAGAGCCTCCTTGTACTGGCACAGGCAAGGTTCAGAACTCCAAACCAACTGAAGGGACCAACTCTGTGTGCAAAAGGAAAAGAGGATAGACTCGAGAGGAGACAAGACTGGGTCAGAACCCAGTATGTGCACCTGCTGGAGGTGACTTCGGAGAAATCACTTctcagaacctcagtttcttcatctgtaaaatgagaataatcatATCTACTGTTATAAAGCTTGAacaagataatgcatgtaaagcactcAGCAACATGCTTGCTCCTGAGCAAGTTTTCTTACAAAAGGAACTGCGATGGGATGGAAATACGCAGATGACCCTGCCTGCTGGGGTTCAGGGCGGAGTGCGCCGCAGACGCCCCTACAAGGAACTCTGGCAGGATGTAGGCAGTGCACAGTAGCACTGATAATTGTAGGATTACAGACAAGGCTCAACAGAAGCACCAGGGAAACAGGGCACCAGCCCGGGGAAAGACTGCAAGGAAAGGGGGCCTGGGCTGTAGACCCAGCAGACCTGTGTTCTAACCTTGAGTGACTGTGGGTGGATTGCACAGCTTCTGCGCTCCCA
This region of Gorilla gorilla gorilla isolate KB3781 chromosome 8, NHGRI_mGorGor1-v2.1_pri, whole genome shotgun sequence genomic DNA includes:
- the LOC109028656 gene encoding uncharacterized protein produces the protein MGTWWHRETYLATFSATLLTQLHPTLLTQVHPLLLSFPQRTGSRAWWVFATLGASSAALHLSLFSPKLVFLTIIVVGGGQMLKVEADLEKETHGVTVAKDSWKRNYHFFIGNRKAPEATALPEAVRRAKPLNLFWPCVLQRSLCCKTVDSFDEVLKNATRGGGVWLAVWPNSEKVAEIRGQGCHSPRLSSGSQS
- the LOC134756385 gene encoding inositol 1,4,5-trisphosphate receptor-interacting protein isoform X2, with the translated sequence MAMGLFRVCLVVVTAIINHPLLFPRENATVPENEEEIIRKMQAHQEKLQLEQLRLEEEVARLAAEKEALEQVAEEGRQQNETRVAWDLWSTLCMILFLMIEVWRQDHQEGPSPECLGGEEDELPGLGGAPLQGLTLPNKATLGHFYERCIRGATADAARTREFLEGFVDDLLEALRSLCNRDTDMEVEDFIGVDSMYENWQVDRPLLCHLFVPFTPPEPYRFHPELWCSGRSVPLDRQGYGQIKVVRADGDTLSCICGKTKLGEDMLCLLHGRNSMAPPCGDMENLLCATDSLYLDTMQVMKWFQTALTRAWKGIAHKYEFDLAFGQLDSPGSLKIKFRSGKFMPFNLIPVIQCDDSDLYFVSHLPREPSEGTPASSTDWLLSFAVYERHFLRTTLKALPEGACHLSCLQIASFLLSKQSRLTGPSGLSSYHLKTALLHLLLLRQAADWKAGQLDARLHELLCFLEKSLLQKKLNHFFIGNRKVPEAMGLPEAVLRAEPLNLFRPFVLQRSLYRKTLDSFYEMLKNAPALISEYSLHVPSDQPTPKS
- the LOC134756385 gene encoding inositol 1,4,5-trisphosphate receptor-interacting protein isoform X1 → MSSLPCVLDKPYGKPKTRRWTALIKAGVRTRKAPTMAMGLFRVCLVVVTAIINHPLLFPRENATVPENEEEIIRKMQAHQEKLQLEQLRLEEEVARLAAEKEALEQVAEEGRQQNETRVAWDLWSTLCMILFLMIEVWRQDHQEGPSPECLGGEEDELPGLGGAPLQGLTLPNKATLGHFYERCIRGATADAARTREFLEGFVDDLLEALRSLCNRDTDMEVEDFIGVDSMYENWQVDRPLLCHLFVPFTPPEPYRFHPELWCSGRSVPLDRQGYGQIKVVRADGDTLSCICGKTKLGEDMLCLLHGRNSMAPPCGDMENLLCATDSLYLDTMQVMKWFQTALTRAWKGIAHKYEFDLAFGQLDSPGSLKIKFRSGKFMPFNLIPVIQCDDSDLYFVSHLPREPSEGTPASSTDWLLSFAVYERHFLRTTLKALPEGACHLSCLQIASFLLSKQSRLTGPSGLSSYHLKTALLHLLLLRQAADWKAGQLDARLHELLCFLEKSLLQKKLNHFFIGNRKVPEAMGLPEAVLRAEPLNLFRPFVLQRSLYRKTLDSFYEMLKNAPALISEYSLHVPSDQPTPKS